The following are encoded together in the Ketobacter sp. MCCC 1A13808 genome:
- a CDS encoding DNA-binding response regulator, whose amino-acid sequence MSSADKNVDVVLVVDDSAETLSMLSQALDDAGLTVLIALDGEQALNIAKKMAPDIILMDAMMPTMDGFETCRRMKQESTTKNIPIIFMTGLSDTEHIVMGLEAGGVDYITKPINPMELLARMRVHLSNARMTLSARAALDTAGQNIFTTDSDGRMLWGTPQVFALFESGLAETGWLDSVMAPMLRNWLAHTPETGRKLVLDAPIKKLQCKYLGEVNNNEHLFKLFDVEGVPDSDLLKKAFNLTDREAEVLLWIAHGKTNRDIAQILEMSPRTVNKHLEQVFKKMGVENRTAAASVAIRLLSQNDRLS is encoded by the coding sequence ATGAGTTCAGCAGATAAAAATGTGGATGTGGTTTTGGTCGTCGACGATTCGGCCGAAACCCTTTCCATGTTAAGCCAGGCATTGGATGACGCCGGTCTGACCGTTTTGATTGCGTTGGATGGCGAGCAGGCGCTGAATATCGCGAAAAAAATGGCGCCGGATATAATTCTGATGGACGCCATGATGCCGACCATGGACGGTTTTGAAACCTGTCGGCGCATGAAGCAGGAATCCACTACCAAAAATATTCCGATTATTTTTATGACCGGATTAAGCGATACGGAACACATTGTGATGGGGTTGGAGGCCGGCGGTGTGGATTATATCACTAAGCCGATTAACCCGATGGAGCTGTTGGCCCGTATGCGGGTGCATCTGAGTAATGCCCGCATGACTTTAAGCGCACGGGCGGCACTGGATACTGCCGGGCAGAATATTTTTACCACGGATAGCGACGGGCGTATGTTGTGGGGTACGCCACAGGTTTTTGCCCTGTTTGAATCCGGTTTGGCAGAAACCGGTTGGCTGGATTCGGTGATGGCACCGATGTTGCGAAACTGGCTTGCCCACACCCCGGAAACCGGTCGCAAGCTGGTACTGGATGCGCCGATAAAGAAATTGCAGTGCAAGTATTTGGGTGAAGTCAACAATAACGAACATTTGTTCAAGTTGTTCGATGTGGAAGGCGTTCCGGATTCAGACTTATTGAAAAAAGCCTTTAACCTGACGGACCGGGAAGCGGAAGTCCTGTTGTGGATCGCACACGGTAAGACGAACCGGGATATTGCCCAGATATTGGAGATGAGTCCGCGCACGGTGAACAAGCATTTGGAGCAGGTGTTCAAAAAAATGGGCGTGGAAAACCGGACGGCCGCTGCCTCGGTGGCGATCCGTTTACTAAGCCAGAATGACCGCCTGAGTTAA
- a CDS encoding carboxylesterase/lipase family protein: MGWLNKPVQFSAVISVVFLLCACNPEVQVDTTYGTLAGKDLGEVNAFLGIPYAQPPVGDLRWADPQPAQPWEGVRPAKLKGDACTQYGSGLPIVGSDEDCLTLNIWTPNTPGPHPVMFWVHGGAQMSGSSAELQYDGAKLAAAQDVVLVSVNYRLLVSGFFATPALGSEPALSGNQAIKDLILALQWVQSEIHLFGGDPDNVTVFGESAGSTNTCALLATPKTKSPQQLLHKVIMQSGACDTLGIMSLAQARQIGLEFIETLGCADAPEPLQCARDLSIAAIREPVKTNLFTAFGWRQDEWPFQIGLVVDGDVFPRSPLQLLSESAPQIPLILGTNKDEGSLFAGFLAHPDDAAGYLEFMQSRYPVEGAEIASQYPFDDYDNAGSAHAAARGDMIMKCPTLNMARLYSEGNPVWMYSLEEDVQSVVFSAISLGFKRNAPQLGTFHTADIGYLFDFPLLSAMVNPSDREVRRSMQQYWGNFARTGNPNGEGVLPWQGFDSAQNNYLEITGEPVNRENFRQGACDYWFAEGYGF, encoded by the coding sequence ATGGGGTGGTTGAATAAGCCGGTTCAGTTTTCGGCTGTCATAAGTGTTGTATTTTTGTTGTGTGCCTGTAATCCGGAAGTTCAGGTTGACACCACCTACGGCACATTGGCGGGCAAAGATTTGGGTGAGGTTAATGCGTTTCTTGGTATTCCCTATGCGCAGCCGCCGGTGGGGGATCTGCGTTGGGCGGACCCGCAACCGGCGCAACCCTGGGAGGGGGTGCGACCAGCCAAATTAAAAGGCGACGCCTGTACTCAATACGGCAGTGGTCTGCCCATCGTTGGCTCTGACGAGGATTGTCTGACGCTGAATATCTGGACCCCGAATACACCGGGCCCGCATCCGGTGATGTTTTGGGTACACGGTGGCGCGCAAATGAGTGGTTCTTCCGCTGAGCTGCAATACGATGGGGCCAAACTGGCTGCCGCACAGGACGTGGTATTGGTGTCTGTGAATTATCGTCTGTTGGTGTCCGGTTTTTTTGCAACGCCCGCGTTGGGTAGCGAGCCGGCGTTAAGCGGCAATCAGGCGATCAAGGACCTTATTCTGGCATTGCAGTGGGTACAAAGCGAAATCCATTTATTCGGTGGCGATCCCGACAATGTGACCGTGTTCGGGGAGTCGGCCGGTTCAACCAATACCTGTGCTCTGTTAGCCACGCCTAAAACCAAAAGCCCGCAACAACTGTTGCACAAAGTAATTATGCAAAGTGGCGCCTGCGATACCCTGGGTATTATGAGTCTGGCGCAAGCCCGGCAAATCGGATTGGAATTTATCGAAACCCTGGGGTGCGCAGACGCCCCGGAGCCTTTGCAATGTGCTCGTGATTTGTCGATTGCAGCGATCCGTGAGCCCGTTAAAACCAATTTGTTTACCGCCTTTGGTTGGCGGCAGGATGAGTGGCCGTTCCAGATCGGTTTGGTGGTTGATGGCGATGTTTTCCCTCGCAGTCCGCTGCAGCTACTGTCTGAATCCGCGCCACAGATTCCGTTGATACTGGGCACCAACAAGGATGAGGGCAGTTTGTTTGCAGGCTTCCTGGCGCATCCGGATGACGCAGCAGGCTATCTGGAGTTTATGCAAAGCCGTTATCCCGTAGAGGGGGCCGAGATTGCATCCCAGTATCCCTTCGACGACTATGATAATGCCGGTTCCGCCCATGCGGCAGCGCGCGGCGACATGATAATGAAGTGTCCGACCCTGAATATGGCGCGGCTTTACAGTGAGGGCAATCCGGTGTGGATGTATTCTTTGGAAGAGGATGTGCAGAGCGTGGTGTTCTCGGCTATATCATTGGGCTTCAAACGCAATGCACCGCAACTCGGAACCTTCCACACCGCAGACATCGGTTATCTGTTTGACTTCCCGCTGCTGAGCGCCATGGTGAATCCGTCGGACCGTGAGGTGCGTCGTTCTATGCAACAATACTGGGGTAATTTTGCCCGCACCGGGAACCCCAATGGAGAGGGCGTGCTGCCGTGGCAGGGGTTTGACTCCGCTCAGAACAACTACCTGGAAATCACCGGTGAGCCGGTGAATCGTGAGAACTTTCGGCAGGGGGCCTGCGATTATTGGTTTGCTGAAGGGTATGGTTTTTGA
- a CDS encoding acyl-CoA dehydrogenase has translation MTFLTMILFSIVALYIRTKPSVTLIGLAVIGVLGSWWSDWSVLTIISALIVFGIAAVLVWPNPLRRNISGSILGWVRNQLPTLSDTESQALKSGDVDWDGELFSGKPNWNNLLKEKRFQLTAEEQAFIDGPVNQLCSMLDDWKITKEDYDLPKPVWEFIRNNGFFGMVVDKKYGGKGFSAAAHSETVMKISTRSVTAAVTVMVPNSLGPAELLQHYGTQAQKDHYLPRLASGAEIPCFALTSAMAGSDAGAIPDEGVVCKGQWNNQEVIGLRVTWNKRYITLAPIATLIGLAIKVVDPDGLLSVDINRGITCVMIPADTEGVHQGARHLPMNQVFMNGPTWGNDVFIPMDYIIGGEQMIGNGWIMLMECLSVGRAISLPALATGAGKHCSLTTGAYAAIRTQFGRSIADFEGVQEALEPIAGYTYMMDSARRMTAAMLDRGIKPTIPSALLKFRNTDLMREVVNDAMDVVAGRAVISGPRNFLARVYQSLPISITVEGANILTRSLMVFGQGAVRCHPFLIQEIEAASAEPSDEVYAKFDKAFFGHLAHALSNVTRSFVLALSFGLLTRAPGDSGPKQHYRQLSRYSASFAMMTDISLALVGGELKAKQRLSGSMADSLVGLYFASASLKRFNDEGCPDYLLPLVDWSVQKCLYDIQMALDDSIRNFPVAWIRPLLRVLVFPLGLRTSAPNHVLGTEVAQLITRAGHARDTLTQGVYINNRPDDAVGRVLNAFKLNTAAYELSKKLHLAVRNSDEADGIKHLELQLEDHRALLLDWAKKHGVLSTQEIQQLDTAMAAVYDALQVDAFEPEAFEATQRSGLSEAVVEQQPPVANVS, from the coding sequence ATGACATTTTTGACCATGATCCTTTTTTCCATCGTGGCGCTGTATATCAGAACCAAGCCCTCTGTCACGTTAATCGGTTTAGCGGTTATCGGGGTTCTGGGTTCGTGGTGGTCTGACTGGAGCGTGCTAACCATCATTAGCGCTTTAATTGTCTTTGGTATCGCTGCAGTGCTGGTTTGGCCCAATCCGTTGCGCAGAAATATCAGCGGCTCGATTTTGGGTTGGGTGCGCAATCAACTCCCCACCTTATCGGACACGGAAAGTCAGGCTTTGAAATCAGGGGACGTGGACTGGGACGGAGAATTATTTTCCGGTAAGCCGAACTGGAATAATTTGCTCAAAGAAAAACGATTCCAGTTAACCGCAGAAGAGCAAGCGTTTATTGACGGTCCGGTAAACCAATTATGCTCAATGCTGGACGACTGGAAGATTACCAAAGAGGATTATGATTTACCCAAACCAGTGTGGGAATTTATCCGTAATAACGGATTTTTCGGTATGGTCGTGGATAAAAAATACGGCGGCAAAGGTTTCTCCGCTGCGGCGCACTCGGAAACGGTAATGAAAATTTCCACTCGCAGCGTCACCGCCGCCGTCACCGTAATGGTGCCCAATTCCCTTGGCCCCGCCGAACTTCTACAACACTACGGCACCCAAGCGCAAAAAGATCACTACCTGCCACGCCTTGCCTCCGGCGCAGAAATTCCCTGTTTTGCCTTAACCTCTGCCATGGCCGGTTCCGATGCCGGTGCCATACCGGACGAAGGTGTGGTGTGCAAAGGGCAATGGAATAATCAGGAAGTCATTGGCTTAAGAGTTACCTGGAACAAACGTTATATCACCCTCGCGCCCATCGCGACGCTGATCGGTTTGGCAATTAAAGTGGTCGATCCAGACGGTTTGCTTAGCGTCGATATCAATCGCGGCATCACATGCGTCATGATTCCCGCTGACACCGAAGGGGTTCATCAAGGCGCGCGACATCTGCCGATGAACCAGGTATTTATGAACGGTCCGACCTGGGGCAACGATGTCTTCATCCCCATGGACTACATCATTGGTGGTGAGCAGATGATCGGCAACGGCTGGATCATGTTAATGGAATGCCTGTCGGTGGGCCGGGCCATCTCGCTGCCCGCGCTGGCTACCGGAGCCGGCAAACATTGCAGCCTTACCACCGGAGCCTATGCTGCAATCCGAACGCAATTCGGTCGTTCGATTGCCGACTTCGAAGGGGTCCAGGAAGCCCTGGAACCTATCGCCGGTTACACCTACATGATGGACTCTGCCCGCCGCATGACCGCAGCGATGCTGGACCGGGGCATCAAGCCCACCATTCCATCGGCGCTACTCAAATTTCGCAACACGGATCTGATGCGGGAAGTAGTGAACGATGCCATGGATGTGGTCGCTGGGCGCGCCGTCATATCCGGCCCACGTAATTTTCTGGCGCGGGTTTACCAATCGTTGCCCATCAGTATTACAGTTGAGGGCGCGAATATTCTAACCCGCAGCCTGATGGTCTTCGGTCAGGGTGCAGTACGCTGCCATCCCTTTTTAATTCAGGAAATCGAAGCCGCCTCAGCAGAGCCCAGCGACGAAGTTTATGCGAAATTCGATAAGGCCTTTTTCGGTCATCTTGCCCACGCGCTTAGTAACGTCACCCGAAGTTTCGTATTGGCGCTCAGTTTTGGATTACTCACCAGAGCACCGGGCGACAGCGGTCCGAAACAGCATTACCGCCAATTAAGCCGCTACTCTGCATCGTTCGCCATGATGACGGATATCAGCCTGGCCCTGGTGGGCGGTGAGCTGAAAGCAAAACAACGGCTATCCGGTAGTATGGCCGACAGTCTGGTCGGTTTGTATTTCGCGTCAGCATCATTAAAGCGGTTTAACGATGAAGGCTGTCCGGATTATCTGTTACCCCTGGTCGACTGGTCGGTGCAGAAATGCTTGTACGACATTCAGATGGCCCTGGATGACAGCATCCGCAATTTCCCGGTTGCCTGGATACGTCCGTTGTTGCGCGTGCTCGTATTCCCGCTGGGTTTACGCACTTCGGCTCCGAACCATGTACTGGGCACCGAAGTAGCACAGCTCATTACCCGTGCGGGTCACGCCCGCGACACGCTGACCCAGGGGGTGTATATCAACAACCGACCTGATGACGCGGTGGGACGGGTACTGAACGCTTTCAAATTAAATACCGCTGCCTACGAATTATCGAAAAAACTGCACCTGGCAGTAAGAAACAGCGACGAAGCGGATGGCATCAAACACCTGGAACTGCAGTTGGAGGATCATCGCGCCCTATTGCTGGACTGGGCGAAGAAACACGGTGTGTTATCAACGCAAGAGATTCAGCAACTGGATACAGCCATGGCGGCTGTTTATGACGCACTGCAGGTGGATGCGTTTGAGCCCGAGGCTTTCGAAGCAACCCAACGCAGCGGGTTATCGGAAGCCGTTGTGGAACAACAGCCACCGGTGGCGAACGTGTCCTGA